Proteins encoded in a region of the Actinomycetota bacterium genome:
- the urtC gene encoding urea ABC transporter permease subunit UrtC: MILFLGLLAAPFLLSAFRLGLLAKYLTYAILAIGLDVAWGYGGMLSLGHGLFFGLGGYAMAMHLKLVAAGGRLPDFMSWSGTATLPVWWEPFSNLAFTLTAAVVVPALVGGGLGYIVFRNRVRGAYFAILTQALVAAFAIVLVGQQGVTGGTNGMTNFTTLAGYDLTSSAVQRGLYLIVVAALAGSYLIARQLVHSRFGSLLIATRDGEDRVRFLGYSPTVIKTATFAFSAALAGLAGALFVPIVGIIAPGIIGIIPSIQMVLWVAVGGRGTLYGAALGAVLFGLGQTTLSEAMPSGWLYLQGALLVVVLVFAPRGLAGLIDGIRRRVARVAASPGGFGRAPTGAELPG, translated from the coding sequence GTGATCCTCTTCTTGGGGTTACTGGCCGCTCCCTTCCTGCTGTCGGCCTTCCGGCTCGGGCTGCTCGCCAAGTACCTCACGTACGCGATCCTGGCCATCGGCCTGGACGTCGCCTGGGGGTACGGCGGGATGCTGTCGTTGGGTCACGGGCTGTTCTTCGGATTGGGCGGCTACGCGATGGCCATGCACCTCAAGCTGGTCGCGGCCGGAGGGCGCCTGCCGGACTTCATGAGCTGGAGCGGTACCGCCACGCTGCCCGTGTGGTGGGAACCGTTCTCCAACCTGGCGTTCACGCTGACCGCGGCGGTCGTGGTACCGGCGCTGGTGGGCGGCGGGCTCGGCTACATCGTGTTCCGCAACCGGGTGCGTGGGGCCTACTTCGCGATCCTCACACAGGCGCTGGTCGCGGCGTTCGCCATCGTCCTGGTCGGCCAGCAAGGGGTCACCGGCGGCACCAACGGGATGACCAACTTCACGACCCTGGCCGGCTACGACCTCACCTCCTCCGCAGTCCAGCGGGGGCTGTACCTGATCGTCGTCGCCGCGCTGGCGGGCAGCTACCTGATCGCCAGGCAACTGGTCCACAGCCGCTTCGGGAGCCTGCTGATCGCCACCCGAGACGGCGAGGACCGGGTGCGGTTCCTCGGCTACTCCCCGACCGTGATCAAGACGGCCACGTTCGCCTTCAGTGCGGCGCTAGCCGGACTGGCTGGGGCTCTGTTCGTGCCGATCGTCGGGATCATCGCCCCGGGCATCATCGGGATCATCCCGTCGATCCAGATGGTGTTGTGGGTCGCGGTCGGCGGACGGGGAACGCTGTACGGGGCCGCTCTCGGAGCGGTGCTGTTCGGGCTCGGACAGACCACCCTGAGCGAAGCGATGCCGTCCGGCTGGCTGTACCTCCAGGGCGCCCTCCTGGTGGTCGTGCTGGTGTTCGCACCGCGTGGGCTCGCGGGCCTGATCGATGGGATCCGTCGGCGCGTGGCCCGCGTTGCGGCCTCACCCGGGGGCTTCGGACGTGCCCCCACCGGTGCGGAGCTGCCGGGATGA
- the urtD gene encoding urea ABC transporter ATP-binding protein UrtD, which produces MSEPLLRIRGLTVSFGGFHAVDDLDLDVEAGELRFLIGPNGAGKTTLIDAITGRVRPATGSIRFAGTQLAGTREHAIVGLGVGRSFQTPTVFDELSVLANVDLAAGLHRPWTTLLRRRTAITPDVADTLEVVGLTDLAKHPARILSHGQRQWLEIAMLLVQDPRLLLLDEPVAGMTQEERTRTGQLLEQLVEHRTVIVVEHDMRFLRRFARRVTVMHEGRILCEGTVDEVQADEHVRAVYLGRQHADADVPDETHVSTRDGQVN; this is translated from the coding sequence ATGAGCGAGCCGCTGTTGCGGATTCGGGGCCTGACGGTGTCGTTCGGCGGCTTCCACGCCGTGGATGACCTCGACCTGGACGTGGAGGCAGGCGAGCTCCGGTTCCTGATCGGCCCCAACGGCGCCGGCAAGACGACCCTGATCGACGCGATCACCGGCAGGGTCCGTCCCGCGACGGGGAGCATCCGGTTCGCGGGCACCCAGCTGGCTGGTACACGGGAACACGCGATCGTGGGGCTCGGTGTCGGTCGCTCGTTCCAGACGCCCACCGTGTTCGACGAGCTGTCCGTGCTGGCCAACGTGGACCTGGCAGCTGGCCTGCACCGACCCTGGACGACCCTGCTGCGTCGGCGCACCGCGATCACGCCGGACGTCGCCGACACGCTGGAGGTAGTGGGGCTCACCGACCTGGCCAAGCACCCCGCGAGGATCCTGTCGCACGGCCAGCGCCAGTGGCTCGAGATCGCGATGCTGCTGGTGCAGGACCCTCGGCTGCTCCTGCTCGACGAACCGGTGGCGGGGATGACCCAAGAAGAGCGCACGCGCACCGGCCAGCTGCTCGAGCAGCTCGTCGAACACCGTACCGTGATCGTCGTCGAGCACGATATGCGCTTCCTGCGCCGGTTCGCCCGCCGGGTCACCGTCATGCACGAGGGTCGCATCCTGTGCGAAGGCACGGTCGACGAGGTCCAGGCCGACGAGCACGTGCGGGCGGTGTACCTCGGGCGTCAGCACGCGGACGCCGACGTCCCCGACGAGACCCACGTGTCCACCCGCGACGGTCAGGTGAACTGA